One region of Desulfuromonadales bacterium genomic DNA includes:
- the pckA gene encoding phosphoenolpyruvate carboxykinase (ATP): protein MIHARDLGLKSVGKIFHNLGYDDLFEHESGNAEGRVAANGTMMVDTGKFTGRSPKDKYFVHQLPSFQNIAWGKLNQPVAPEVFDELHAEVLDYLSGKDLYVADGFCGANEKTRKSVRFVTEFAWQSHFVKNMFIRPGGADLAGFAPNFTVYNASNLPNRNWERHGLNSEVFIVFNIEKNVAIIGGTWYGGEMKKGIFTMMNYWLPLQGILSMHCSANVGKQGDVCLFFGLSGTGKTTLSTDATRKLIGDDEHGWDDDGIFNFEGGCYAKCINLSAESEPEIFGAIRRNALLENVVADESGLIDFDDQSKTENTRVSYPIEHIANHEPSLRAGHPKNIIFLTCDAFGVLPPISKLTREQAMYYFLSGYTAKVAGTERGVTEPTATFSACFGEAFLPLHPTAYARLLGEKMAKHGVNAYLVNTGWSGGGYGVGKRMSIKATRACINAILDGGIEAAEFEQTRWFRLNIPKVLPGVDSGLLNPRNAWADKEKYDATANKLAGMFIENFKKYVVAGDDFDFTKAGPQM from the coding sequence ATGATCCACGCCAGAGATCTGGGGCTGAAGAGCGTCGGCAAAATCTTCCACAACCTAGGCTATGACGACCTCTTCGAGCACGAATCGGGGAATGCCGAAGGTCGGGTCGCCGCCAACGGGACGATGATGGTCGACACCGGCAAGTTCACCGGCCGCTCGCCCAAGGACAAGTACTTCGTCCATCAGCTCCCCTCCTTCCAGAATATCGCCTGGGGCAAGCTCAATCAGCCGGTAGCGCCGGAAGTCTTCGACGAGCTGCATGCCGAGGTGCTCGACTACCTCTCGGGCAAAGACCTGTACGTCGCCGACGGCTTCTGCGGCGCCAACGAGAAGACCCGCAAGTCGGTGCGTTTCGTCACCGAATTCGCCTGGCAGTCGCACTTCGTCAAGAACATGTTCATCCGCCCCGGGGGCGCGGACCTGGCGGGCTTTGCCCCCAACTTCACGGTCTACAACGCCAGCAATCTGCCGAACCGCAACTGGGAGCGCCACGGCCTCAACTCCGAAGTATTCATCGTCTTCAACATCGAGAAAAACGTCGCCATCATTGGCGGCACCTGGTACGGCGGCGAGATGAAGAAGGGCATCTTCACCATGATGAACTACTGGCTGCCGCTGCAGGGGATCCTCTCCATGCACTGCAGCGCCAACGTCGGCAAGCAGGGCGACGTCTGCCTCTTCTTCGGCCTCTCCGGAACCGGCAAGACCACCCTCTCCACCGACGCTACCCGCAAGCTGATCGGCGACGACGAGCACGGCTGGGACGACGACGGCATCTTCAACTTCGAAGGAGGCTGCTACGCCAAGTGCATCAACCTTTCCGCCGAGAGCGAGCCGGAGATCTTCGGCGCCATCCGCCGCAATGCCCTGCTCGAGAACGTCGTCGCCGACGAGAGCGGGCTGATCGATTTCGATGACCAGTCCAAGACCGAAAACACCCGCGTCTCCTATCCCATCGAGCACATCGCCAACCACGAGCCCTCCCTCAGGGCCGGCCATCCGAAGAACATCATCTTTCTGACCTGCGACGCCTTCGGCGTCTTGCCGCCGATTTCCAAGCTGACCCGCGAGCAGGCGATGTACTATTTCCTCTCCGGCTACACCGCCAAGGTCGCCGGCACCGAGCGCGGCGTCACCGAACCGACGGCAACCTTCTCCGCCTGCTTCGGCGAGGCCTTCCTGCCGCTGCACCCCACCGCCTACGCCCGCCTGCTCGGCGAGAAGATGGCGAAGCACGGGGTCAACGCCTACCTGGTGAACACCGGCTGGAGCGGCGGCGGCTACGGCGTCGGCAAGCGCATGAGCATCAAGGCGACCCGCGCCTGCATCAACGCCATTCTCGACGGCGGCATCGAGGCGGCGGAGTTCGAGCAGACCCGCTGGTTCCGGCTCAACATTCCCAAGGTCCTGCCGGGCGTCGACAGCGGCCTGCTCAACCCGCGCAACGCCTGGGCGGACAAGGAAAAGTACGACGCCACCGCCAACAAGCTCGCCGGCATGTTCATCGAGAACTTCAAGAAATACGTCGTCGCCGGCGACGACTTCGATTTCACCAAGGCCGGTCCGCAGATGTAG